The proteins below are encoded in one region of Limnochorda pilosa:
- a CDS encoding ribose-phosphate diphosphokinase, with amino-acid sequence MKVFGGRATQELTAAICRHLGVDPGPADIFTFSNDNTFVRVLENVRETDVFVVQTSAPPVDEALVELLIMFDALRRASARRITAGLPYYPYVRSDPVVVAPDPGAVKRAQRFAERLGAPAAFVDKRRSPTTSSVRATAVVGEVRGQRVILFDEEVDQGTTLLEATALLLGLGAAEVYAACTHAVLSGSAVERLSKAPIRELVVTDTVPVPSSKRWNALTVLSVTPLLAETIRRIHTGQSVSALFE; translated from the coding sequence GTGAAGGTCTTCGGTGGACGTGCCACGCAGGAGCTGACCGCCGCCATCTGCCGACACCTGGGCGTCGACCCGGGCCCGGCCGACATCTTCACGTTCAGCAACGACAACACGTTCGTTCGGGTCCTTGAAAACGTCCGGGAGACCGACGTGTTCGTCGTCCAGACCTCCGCCCCTCCCGTTGACGAAGCTCTCGTCGAGCTCCTCATCATGTTCGATGCCCTGCGCCGCGCGTCGGCTCGACGCATCACTGCGGGCCTCCCCTACTACCCGTACGTCCGGTCCGACCCTGTGGTGGTTGCTCCTGACCCTGGCGCCGTCAAGCGGGCACAGCGGTTCGCCGAGCGCCTTGGGGCGCCTGCGGCCTTCGTGGACAAGCGGCGCTCCCCCACGACCTCCAGCGTGAGAGCCACTGCGGTGGTCGGGGAGGTGCGGGGCCAGCGGGTGATTCTCTTCGACGAAGAGGTCGATCAGGGGACGACCCTGCTGGAAGCTACAGCCCTTCTCCTGGGGCTCGGCGCTGCCGAAGTCTACGCCGCGTGCACCCACGCCGTTCTGTCCGGCTCCGCCGTGGAACGTCTGTCCAAGGCGCCCATTCGTGAGCTCGTGGTGACCGATACGGTGCCCGTCCCGTCGTCGAAGCGGTGGAACGCCCTGACTGTGCTCTCCGTGACGCCCCTGCTCGCCGAGACCATCAGGCGCATCCATACAGGGCAATCGGTTAGCGCTCTGTTCGAGTAG
- a CDS encoding GNAT family N-acetyltransferase: protein MGEALQVRAIGPETLNDLRQLLVTPPHGWCWCVAWEVPTWEGWEARTEEENRDLRERLWAQGQYDGYLLYRQEEPLAWCRVGPRSRWPKLCRSFGLDPTEDVYAFTCFGIRQEAMGQGLMHTFLRLVLADLRRRGVRAVEAFPRKLEGQVEPGELWMGPASLFDRAGFVTVRETDRWRHVGLELAPAALTPPAGAAGPPEVSPPG from the coding sequence GTGGGCGAGGCTTTGCAGGTACGAGCCATCGGACCGGAAACGCTGAATGACCTCCGCCAGCTCCTCGTTACGCCGCCCCATGGCTGGTGCTGGTGCGTCGCGTGGGAGGTGCCCACCTGGGAGGGTTGGGAGGCGCGCACCGAGGAGGAGAACCGCGATCTGCGGGAACGCCTTTGGGCCCAGGGTCAGTATGATGGCTACCTCCTCTACCGTCAGGAAGAGCCGCTCGCGTGGTGCCGGGTAGGGCCCCGGTCCCGGTGGCCCAAGCTCTGCCGGAGCTTCGGCCTGGATCCGACGGAGGACGTCTACGCCTTCACCTGTTTCGGCATCCGCCAGGAGGCCATGGGGCAGGGGTTGATGCACACCTTCCTCCGGCTGGTGCTGGCGGACTTGCGGCGGCGCGGGGTGCGGGCCGTGGAAGCCTTTCCCCGGAAGTTGGAGGGACAGGTGGAGCCTGGCGAACTGTGGATGGGCCCCGCCTCCCTCTTCGATCGAGCCGGCTTCGTCACCGTCCGAGAGACGGACCGGTGGCGGCACGTGGGCCTCGAGCTGGCTCCGGCCGCGCTCACTCCACCGGCGGGGGCAGCCGGTCCTCCTGAGGTGTCACCTCCAGGGTGA